The proteins below are encoded in one region of Synchiropus splendidus isolate RoL2022-P1 chromosome 13, RoL_Sspl_1.0, whole genome shotgun sequence:
- the zgc:153913 gene encoding carboxypeptidase N subunit 2 has product MNIFFFAEKMRKLLSFIFLLALFGHRSCSNMEPGGSVCPPRCQCFTPLQVLCADDRMTSLPQNISRLTKEVIIMTSGMEYLFPNSLRGNPALEKLILFNNVLRSIHADAFQQLTALQELEISGNPSLDHLFLGTFAQQSNLTRLVLNYNRLKTVLPGMFDNLKRLETLQMKGNVLTFIPSLLFLNLHHLRVLDLSLNKIEEVTRETFSGLARLEILKLNNNKISNISSDVFTDVSRLKELHLEGNFISQLSDDLFSESSRLTVLNLRGNRLLSFPENAFGPAGSTLKELNLKGNRLRELSSLSSFTSLYHVILSTNQLKSLPEDVFRNVTALEFLDLSENQFSRLPETIFKNLSNIKVLDLHKNQLDELDAGLFQDQEFMERLYLSDNQLRSLPTGLMDSFSLQHIVRLHGNPWNCDCHMSYLHSWVLNNSYDVEMLDRVTCQSPGILRRRTVASIQAEQLQCRTPEDSMDRCSLHSSPHSLTIKCKVEKQTKMSVKVLFEDDHGNIQEHVVGSEVATNDAVNVSGKVNQ; this is encoded by the coding sequence atgaatatttttttttttgcagagaaAATGAGGAAGCTTTTGAGTTTCATTTTCCTCTTGGCCCTTTTTGGCCACAGAAGCTGCAGCAACATGGAGCCAGGAGGAAGCGTTTGCCCGCCCCGATGCCAGTGTTTCACGCCACTCCAGGTTCTGTGTGCTGACGACAGAATGACATCTCTGCCTCAGAACATCTCCAGACTGACGAAGGAGGTGATCATCATGACATCCGGCATGGAGTATCTGTTCCCCAACTCCTTGCGTGGGAACCCTGCGCTGGAGAAACTCATCCTCTTCAACAATGTGCTGCGGAGCATCCACGCCGATGCGTTCCAGCAGCTGACGGcgctgcaggagctggagatCAGCGGGAACCCCTCGCTGGACCATCTGTTCCTGGGGACATTTGCTCAGCAGAGCAACCTGACTCGACTGGTGCTGAACTACAACAGGCTGAAGACAGTTCTGCCCGGCATGTTTGACAACCTGAAGCGTCTGGAGACTCTGCAGATGAAGGGGAACGTCTTGACCTTCATACCGTCGCTTCTTTTCCTCAATCTGCATCATCTCCGCGTGCTGGATTTGTCGCTGAACAAAATTGAGGAGGTGACCAGGGAGACCTTTTCTGGTCTGGCCAGGCTTGAGATACTGAAGTTGAACAACAACAAGATCAGCAACATTTCTTCAGACGTCTTCACCGACGTGAGCCGGCTGAAagagcttcatctggaggggAACTTCATCTCCCAGCTCAGCGACGACTTGTTCTCCGAGTCAAGCCGCCTGACAGTGCTGAATCTCCGCGGCAACCGACTCCTCAGCTTTCCAGAAAACGCCTTCGGTCCTGCAGGGTCCACTTTAAAGGAGCTGAACTTGAAAGGCAACAGGTTGAGAGAGCTTTCCTCACTCAGCAGTTTCACGTCTTTATACCATGTGATTTTGTCGACCAATCAGCTCAAGTCTCTTCCGGAGGACGTGTTCAGAAACGTCACCGCGCTGGAGTTTCTGGATCTCTCTGAGAATCAGTTCTCCAGGCTGCCAGAGACCATTTTCAAAAACCTCTCCAACATCAAGGTTCTTGACCTGCACAAGAACCAGCTGGATGAGCTGGACGCTGGCCTGTTTCAGGATCAGGAGTTCATGGAGCGGCTCTATCTCTCCGACAACCAGCTGAGGAGCCTCCCCACCGGACTCATGGACTCCTTCAGCCTCCAACACATTGTGAGACTTCACGGGAACCCTTGGAACTGTGACTGTCACATGTCATACCTGCACAGCTGGGTGCTGAACAACAGCTACGATGTGGAGATGTTAGACAGGGTGACGTGCCAGAGCCCGGGCATCCTGAGGAGGAGAACCGTGGCCTCCATCCAggcagagcagctgcagtgcaGGACGCCTGAGGACAGCATGGACCGCTGCAGCCTGCACTCGTCTCCACACTCACTCACCATCAAGTGTAAAGTcgagaaacaaaccaaaatgagCGTGAAGGTTCTGTTTGAGGATGACCACGGAAACATTCAGGAGCatgtagtgggaagtgaagtTGCCACAAATGATGCTGTTAATGTGAGTGGAAAGGTGAACCAGTag